CGCCGTCGCCGCGGGCGACAAGGATGCCGCCGCTGCGGCGCTGAAGGCTGCGCAGCCCGAAATGGCGCGCGGCGTGGCCAAGGGCGTTCTCCACAAGAACACCGTGGCGCGCAAATATTCGCGTCTGACCAAGAGCGTCAACGCCATCGCCTGATCCTG
The Sphingopyxis macrogoltabida genome window above contains:
- the rpsT gene encoding 30S ribosomal protein S20, which codes for MANTPQAKKRIRRNTARTVVNKNRVSRIRTLVKKVENAVAAGDKDAAAAALKAAQPEMARGVAKGVLHKNTVARKYSRLTKSVNAIA